The Reichenbachiella carrageenanivorans region TTTCATTTTACTTATGAATTTAAAACTTATCCGCATTATTTATAATCTATAATAGAAATAATTCGTCTTCATTATCCAAAAAGGGAGTTAAGCAAATTATCTCTATTTTTGAAGACACGCTTTAAATCCAAGATAATTTAGAACAAGGCAACCAAAAGCAACAATAACTCATTTTTCCGTATAAAATAAATATGAAACTGAAGGGCAAGGCAAAAAAAAATCTACTCATTGGGATAACCCTCTCTATGTTGTTATTGGGCATATTTTCTTTTTCCAATGACGATAAGTATTTTGAAATGGCAAAGAATCTAGAAATCTTCGCTTCACTATACGGAGAAGTCAACACATACTATGTAGACGAAGTAAACCCCAATAAGCTCATCCGTACGAGTATCAATGCCATGCTAGAAAAACTCGATCCCTATACCGTCTACATTCCAGAAGACGATATCGAAGATTTTCGCACCAATGCTACTGGCGAATATGGAGGAATAGGCATCCAGTCCAACAAAATCAAAGAACAGCATGTCGTACTAAATATTTATGAAAATTCACCTGCAAGCACGGCTGGCATCAAAATAGGTGATGTGATCACCGCTGTGGATGGCGTAAGACTTGGCAATCTTACCGACGATCAGGCGGGTAAACTGATGAAAGGACAATCAGGGTCAGACATTCAAATAGAGGTCATCCGCAATGGCAATGAAAAACTAAGTTTCACTACCACAAGAGAAAAAATTACCATACCCAATATCAGCTACAGCACACTCATGGATGAGTCTATAGGCTATTTAAGGCTAAGTGAGTTTACCAATGATGCAGCCGATGACGTGAAAAAAACCGTGCTAGACCTAAAAAAACAAGGCGCCAAAGAATTGATTATTGACCTACGAGAAAACCCAGGAGGGCTCCTCAACGAAGCCGTAGATATTTGTAACCTTTTCGTCACTAAGGGTTCAAAAATAGTAGACACTAAAGGAAAAATAGAAGCACAAAGCCACTCCTACACAGCCAAAGCTGAGCCATTGGACTTAGACATTCCTATTGCAGTCATTATCAACCACAATAGTGCCTCTGCTTCCGAAATTGTATCTGGCGTAATCCAAGACTATGATCGAGGGGTGATCATTGGACAAAAGTCTTACGGCAAAGGACTGGTACAGGTATCTCGAAAATTATCATTCAACTCGCAGCTCAAAGTAACTACTGCCAAATACTATATCCCTAGTGGCAGGTGTATTCAAGCACTGGACTATGCACATCGCACCTCTGACGGCAGTGCCACCAAAGTAGCAGATTCTCTTAAAACAAAGTTTTACACCTCCAACAATAGACTGGTCTATGATGGAGGCGGAATAGACCCTGATATTTTGATCAAAGAACCCTCACCTTCATCCTATACCAAAAACCTAGCAGAAAGCAATCTTATTTTTGACTATGCAACCAAATACTACTACGAAAACGACAGCATAGCTGCTCCTCAAGTATTTGAGCTGACAGATGCCGAGTATCAGGATTTTATAAACTGGATGTCTACCAAAACATTTAAAAATCCTTCTCAAGTAGAAAACACACTAGAGCTGCTTGAAGAAGCCGCCACCGACGACGATGTATATCACAATCTCATCGCAGAGATAGAAGGCATCACTGCTTCTGTCGAAAAAATCAAATCTAACGGTTTGATTACCTTCAAACCAGAAATAAAAACGTTACTAGAAAAGCACATCATATTGAGATACTACTACACCTCTGGAGTAGTAGAAGCAGCACTCTATAAAGACCAAGAAATCAAAGAGGCGCGCAAAATACTCTCTGATTCTGAGGCATATATCACCTTATTAAAAGGCTAGACATTCTCTTTGCTTTCTGATATATTGCAAGCTTATATTCATCCCTATGTACGAAAATCTGGATCACGTAGTCCTTACCTTTAACAAGGAGTCGCTGCTACTACTCAATGCTTGCATTGCGCTCATCATGTTTGGAGTAGCCCTAGACCTCAAGGTTCATCATTTCAAATATCTACTTAAAACACCCAAGGTTATTTTTATCGGCTTAGCATCACAACTTCTTTTATTACCGCTGATCACCTTCTTACTCGTACTTTTGCTAAAACCCTCTCCTAGCATGGCACTCGGCATGATGCTAGTAGCCGCCTGTCCAGGAGGCAACGTATCCAACTTTTACGCCAGCCTGTCCAATGGCAATGTAGCACTATCCGTCAGCCTAACGGCGATTACCTCGTCCTTAGCCTTTTTGTCTACTCCGCTTAATTTTACCTTTTGGGCCAACCAATACGCCCCTACAGCAGCCATCTTACACTCCGTCAAACTCGACATTCTAGATGTAATTATCACCGTTGTTTTTATCCTAGTGATCCCGCTTGTGCTAGGTATGCTGGTCAATAAAAAACATCCAAAAACTACACTCAAGATAGCTAAACCTATCAAGCGACTCTCCATATTGATTTTTGCAGGATTTGTAGTAGGAGCACTTGCCTCCAATTTCGATCACTTCGTAAATTACATCTTCAATTTTATATTTCTCGTCATGATCCACAATGCTCTAGCGCTGACCACAGGCTATTCATTCTCTAAGCTATTCAAAATAGGCATACCCGAAACTCGCAGCATCACCATCGAAACGGGCATTCAAAATTCTGGTTTAGCGCTGGTCATAATCTTCGAATATTTCAACGGCATGGGAGGCATGGCCATCATTGCTGCTTGGTGGGGCGTATGGCATTTGATCTCTGGTGCATTGATCTCGTGGCAGTGGTCTTCTCGACCCGCTATAGCAGCCACTCCGTAAGTATTTTTTTCCCGTAAAAACTACTTTTATTAATTGCTCTATTTATTGTACTTTTGAGACAACCCATTTGATAATTCGACGACTATCGAGATGAAGACTGAGTTTATTTGGTACAACCCTGCAGAAAAAGAGTATCAGTTTGGCGACAAAAAGTGCTACATCGATACTATACGCAATAGCAATCAATCGCACAATTTTGTGATTCTCGATCGATTCCCTAATATCAGTGCCGATTTCAGAATCAAGCTTATCTCTAAACTCAGATTCCTCAATTCCGCAAGTAAATCAGGCGTTTTAGAGTTCATTTAGGCCTCTTTTCTGGTTTATCCCCAATATACCCCCACTGATCGAAGCCCTACTCCTTCTGATCGAATCACCGTATTTCTACTGGCAATAATCGAGTGAGACCCTCCGTCTATCGAATTAAATATTTAGTCCTAAATGAGCTGGCTATACTTGTATCAAGAAAGCGCAGTTTATGAGAATCCAAGTTCGCTTATCGGACTTGGGTTTTCTTTTAACCGCCAAAGACATTACCTCAAGGTCCGAATAAATTAGCTATAGGAAAGATTCGGAACAGGTTAGTATGAATTGGAATTTTGTAACGCCTCCTCATCTTGGGGAGGCGTTTTTTATTTCATCAGGAGTGCTGCCTCTTTCGCAAAATAGGTCAATATCACCTTAGCCCCTGCACGCTTCATACTGAGCAACATCTCCATCATGGCTGTGTCATTGTCTAGCCAGCCTTTCTGTGCTGCTGCTTTGAGCATGGCATATTCCCCAGACACATTGTACGCCGCTATCGGCAAATCAAAATTATCCCTCAGTAATTTGATCACATCTAAATAAGCCAATGCTGGCTTTACCATCAAAAAATCTGCCCCTTCTTCCTCGTCGAGTTCTGCTTCTATAATCGCTTCACGCAAGTTAGCTGGATTCATCTGGTAGGTCTTTTTGTCGCCCGATTTAGGTGCAGAGTCGAGGGCATCTCTGAATGGGCCATAAAAAGCACTTGCATACTTAGCCGTATATGACATGATCGATGTGTCTTCAAACCCATTGTCATCCAAGATCTCACGAATGTACTCCACACGTCCGTCCATCATATCTGAAGGGCCTATGATGTCTGCCCCTGTTTCGGCTTGTGCCAATGCCATAGCTCCTAGTACCTCCAGCGACTCGTCATTTAGTATATTGCCATACTCATCCACGATGCCATCGTGCCCATCTGTACTGTAAGGATCCATCGCCACATCCGTCATGATACACGCCTCTGGAAATTTGTCTTTGATTTCCTCCAAGGCCTGCAAATAGAAAAAGTTTGGATTGTGACTTTTGGTTGCAAGTTTGTCCTTGTGCTTTTCGTCTACCACAGGAAAAATATCGAACGCATTGATCCCCAAATTCATGCAAGTATCTATTTCCTTAAGCATCAGATCCACCGACAGCCTATGAATCCCTGGCATAGACTCCACGGCTATAGATTTAGACTTGCCTTCCAACAAAAATAAAGGATACATAAAATCTTTAGTAGATAATCTGGTTTCCTCCACCATATCACGAATGGCAGTAGATTTTCGGTTTCTTCTCGGGCGTCTCAGCATGATTCTTCTTTTTTTGCAAATGTAAAAAGATGTGCTGAATAGACGAGCGATTACATACTGAAGCCAGCCGATGGTCTATGACTAAAAGCAGACAATAATGCTAATTATCTGTTATTCATCTAGTTATTCCCTCTTTTTTGTTGTAAATTATTAAACTTCATAAGGGATTCATCTATCCCAGATTGTTAAATATTCAAGACACAAAGGCGTGAGATATGAAACAATTGAGAATATACCTGTTGGTGGCTTCACTTTTTATAGTTGGTCAAGGTATGTCTCAACAGATCGGATTTGATTTTCCATCAGGCACCCACAAAGTCACCATTCCCTTCGAACGCTACAACAACCTTATCGTGATACCCGTCACGATCAATCATTCTCTAACACTCAAATTTATCTTTGACACGGGCGTACAATACCCTATTCTCACTGAGAAAATGTTTGGTGAATATTTAAACCTAGACTATAGCAGAAACATTACCATCCAAGGGCCTGGCGAAGCAGATTCCATCAAAGCCAAAGTAGCTCATAATGTTTCCCTCAGTTTGCCTGGAGGCGTAGAATCTGGCATTAGTCAAGCACTGGTGGTACTAGAAGAGGACTATCTCAAACTACGAAACAACCTAGGTGTCGACGTCTTTGGTGTGATCGGCTATGACCTATTCAGCAGATTTGTGGTAGAGATCAACTACGACGAAAATCACATCACACTCTACGAGCCAAAAAAATTCAGAGCAAGAAATGCTTATAAAAAGATTCCAATGAAAGTGGTGAACACCAAACCCTATGTAGAAATCACCATCATGAAAAACGAAAAAGAAGGACAACGCATGCACCTAATGGTAGACTCAGGCGCTAGTCATGCCGTGTTGCTGGACAATCCAGAGGACAATTCTTTGATCCCAGAACAAAACATCACCACAGTAATCGGTCGTGGGCTTGGCGGCAATATCAACGGCTACCTAGGCAGAATGGCTTCTATCAGGTTGGGGAAATTCGAATTTGAAGAACCTATCGCCTCTTTCCCAATTGTAGGGGACTATGGAGAAGCCATCAAAAGAGGCAGTAGAAATGGCACCATAGGAGGCGAACTACTCTCTAGATTCAATGTAGTCTTCGATTATTTTGGTGGATATCTCTACCTCAAAAAAGGAAGTATGTTTAACAAGGAATTTGAGCATGATATGAGTGGCATGCACATCGCTGCCGATGGCAAACAACTTAAGCAACTCAAAATCTACAACGTACGCGCCGACTCTCCTGCCTATCATGCAGGCCTTCGAGAAGGTGACCTAATCGAATCCATCAATGGTTACTCGTTAGAAAGCCTAGAATTCTCTGACTTTTGCTCTCTACTCAGAAATCGCCCAGGCAAAAAAATAGTCGTGAAGTATACTCGAAATGGGTCCACCCAAAAAACCACTTTCAAACTAGAACGCTACATCTAAAGTTTACGCATTCTTTTAGCGAAAATTCTC contains the following coding sequences:
- a CDS encoding aspartyl protease family protein; protein product: MKQLRIYLLVASLFIVGQGMSQQIGFDFPSGTHKVTIPFERYNNLIVIPVTINHSLTLKFIFDTGVQYPILTEKMFGEYLNLDYSRNITIQGPGEADSIKAKVAHNVSLSLPGGVESGISQALVVLEEDYLKLRNNLGVDVFGVIGYDLFSRFVVEINYDENHITLYEPKKFRARNAYKKIPMKVVNTKPYVEITIMKNEKEGQRMHLMVDSGASHAVLLDNPEDNSLIPEQNITTVIGRGLGGNINGYLGRMASIRLGKFEFEEPIASFPIVGDYGEAIKRGSRNGTIGGELLSRFNVVFDYFGGYLYLKKGSMFNKEFEHDMSGMHIAADGKQLKQLKIYNVRADSPAYHAGLREGDLIESINGYSLESLEFSDFCSLLRNRPGKKIVVKYTRNGSTQKTTFKLERYI
- a CDS encoding bile acid:sodium symporter family protein — protein: MYENLDHVVLTFNKESLLLLNACIALIMFGVALDLKVHHFKYLLKTPKVIFIGLASQLLLLPLITFLLVLLLKPSPSMALGMMLVAACPGGNVSNFYASLSNGNVALSVSLTAITSSLAFLSTPLNFTFWANQYAPTAAILHSVKLDILDVIITVVFILVIPLVLGMLVNKKHPKTTLKIAKPIKRLSILIFAGFVVGALASNFDHFVNYIFNFIFLVMIHNALALTTGYSFSKLFKIGIPETRSITIETGIQNSGLALVIIFEYFNGMGGMAIIAAWWGVWHLISGALISWQWSSRPAIAATP
- a CDS encoding S41 family peptidase, which translates into the protein MAKNLEIFASLYGEVNTYYVDEVNPNKLIRTSINAMLEKLDPYTVYIPEDDIEDFRTNATGEYGGIGIQSNKIKEQHVVLNIYENSPASTAGIKIGDVITAVDGVRLGNLTDDQAGKLMKGQSGSDIQIEVIRNGNEKLSFTTTREKITIPNISYSTLMDESIGYLRLSEFTNDAADDVKKTVLDLKKQGAKELIIDLRENPGGLLNEAVDICNLFVTKGSKIVDTKGKIEAQSHSYTAKAEPLDLDIPIAVIINHNSASASEIVSGVIQDYDRGVIIGQKSYGKGLVQVSRKLSFNSQLKVTTAKYYIPSGRCIQALDYAHRTSDGSATKVADSLKTKFYTSNNRLVYDGGGIDPDILIKEPSPSSYTKNLAESNLIFDYATKYYYENDSIAAPQVFELTDAEYQDFINWMSTKTFKNPSQVENTLELLEEAATDDDVYHNLIAEIEGITASVEKIKSNGLITFKPEIKTLLEKHIILRYYYTSGVVEAALYKDQEIKEARKILSDSEAYITLLKG
- the hemB gene encoding porphobilinogen synthase, whose protein sequence is MLRRPRRNRKSTAIRDMVEETRLSTKDFMYPLFLLEGKSKSIAVESMPGIHRLSVDLMLKEIDTCMNLGINAFDIFPVVDEKHKDKLATKSHNPNFFYLQALEEIKDKFPEACIMTDVAMDPYSTDGHDGIVDEYGNILNDESLEVLGAMALAQAETGADIIGPSDMMDGRVEYIREILDDNGFEDTSIMSYTAKYASAFYGPFRDALDSAPKSGDKKTYQMNPANLREAIIEAELDEEEGADFLMVKPALAYLDVIKLLRDNFDLPIAAYNVSGEYAMLKAAAQKGWLDNDTAMMEMLLSMKRAGAKVILTYFAKEAALLMK